The genomic stretch GGACTTCAATCCGCAGTTCGGAATCGTTGCCCGACATAATCTCGCGCAACACGGTAAATGTGTCGTTGACGACCTTGGCCACGGTGTCCGGACGCTCCTGGCTACGCTGACAAACCCGTTCGACCACATCCTTCTTAATAAAAGTCCTCATTCGGCCTCCTTGGCACGTTCTGCGGGTGAGGGGGTATAGAGAGTTGAAATGTTCATCGAGAGCCGTCTCCCGTAGCGGGATTTGCTTCGTCCACGCGTTCCACATGAATCACGTCTTTGATGGACTTCATGCGCTTGAACACGCGGGTGAGGTGCGGAAGGGATTTAACTTCAAGAGTAAGCTGCCCCACGGCAAACGCATCTTCGCGCTTCATTTCCAGATACAGAATATTAACTTCTTCCTTGGCCATGGCATTGGTCAGTTCGCTTAAGAGCTTCTGCCGCTCCTTGGCGATGACGCGCACGCGCACGTTGAAAGTGGCTTCGCGGTCCACGTCCCATTCGACGCTGATGTTGCGCTCGGGGCGCTGCATGAGCACGGGGATGTTTTTGCAGTCGACGCGATGGACCGAAACGCCGTGGCCTGTGGTGATGAATCCGGTGATGCGGTCACCCGGAAGCGGCTGACAGCAGCGGCCAAAGGTGATGGCCACGTTGGTCATGCCGTGAATGCGGACGGCAGAATCGGAGCCCTTGACGCGGCGGATAACTTTGGAGAGGATCGATCCCCAGCCCTGCTCCGCCGGCTCCTCGGCAGGCAGCACCTTGCGCAGCACGGCCTGGGCGGTGATGTCACCCGCGCCGACCGCGGCCAGAAAACTGTTGGTCTCGGCATGACCGAAGAGCAGCGCGATTTCGGTGAGCTGCGCGTCGGTCTTCTTGATATGATACTTGGAGAACTCGCGCGTGAGAATTTCGTGGCCGAGCTTCACCGACTCGTCGTAGTGCTGCTCTTTCAGCCACTTCTTGATCTTGCTCGAGGCGCGGGTGGTGCGGACAAACTGCAGCCAGTCGAGGTTCGGACGCTGCGTAGGCGAGACGATGATTTCGACCACGTCGCCCGATTGCAATTCGCTCTTCAGCGGCGTAATCTGCCCATTGACCTTGGCGGCCATGGCATGCAGCCCGATGTCAGTATGCACGGCGAAGGCGAAGTCGACGGGCGTTGCGCCGCGCGGCAGGGGAATCACGCGGCCACGGGGCGTAAAGACGAAGATTTCTTCCTGAAAAAGATTGATCTTCAGGCTTTGCAGAAACTCGCTGGAGGTGGTGTCCTCGTTGCGGGATTCGATCAGGCCGCGCAGCCACTCCATCTGCCGGTCCATCTCCTCGCGCGTGGCGCCGCCTTCCTTGTAGCGCCAGTGGGCCGCGATGCCGATTTCGGCGGTGCGGTTCATCTCCTCGGTGCGGATCTGCACTTCGATCTTGCGGCCTTCCGGCCCGAAGACCTTGGTGTGCAGCGACTGGTACATGTTCGATTTGGGCGTGGCTACAAAGTCGGCGAACTTGCCTTCAATCGGCGTGTACAGGGAGTGAATCACCCCCAGTGCATGGTAGCAGTCCTCAATCCTTGGAACCACTACGCGCACGGCGATCAGATCGAGAATCTCTTCGAAGGAATAGCCGCGATGCTGGATCTTGCCGTAGATCGAATAGAGATGCTTGGCGCGTCCATGCACCCGGGCGGGAATGCCCGCGCGCTGCAGTTCGCCTTCGATGCGCTCACGCACGTCCTTGACCATGCGCTCGCGCTCGCCGCGCTTCATCTGGACTTTTTCGGCCAGTTCCTTGTAGGTGCGCGGTTCGAGTACCTTAAAGGCGAGGTCTTCCAGTTCCCACTTGATCTGGTGGACGCCGAGGCGGTGAGCCAGCGGCGCGTAGACGTCGAGAGTCTCGTGGGCGATGCGTTCCTGCGTCTTGCGCGGCAGGTAGCCGATGGTCCGCATGTTGTGCAGGCGGTCGGCGAACTTGATAAGAATGACCCGCAGATCCTGCGACATCGACAGCAGCATCTTGTGGAAATTTTCGGCCTGCTTCTTTTCCTGGGACTCATACTTGAGTTCCGGGATCTTGGTCACGCCGTCCACCAGCGCCGCTACGGAATCGCCGAACTCCTTGCGCAGCGTTTCGACGGTGATATCGGTATCTTCCACCACATCGTGCAGGAATCCCGCCGCCACGGCGACGTCGCCCAGATGCAGATCGGCGATGATCTTGGCGACGGCGATGCTGTGGATGATGTAGGGCTCGCCGGAGATGCGGCGCTGTCCGAGATGCGCTTTATAGGAAAAACAGAACGACCGCTCGAGCATATCCAGATCGGCGTCGGAAGACGCTTTGTCCACCGCCGCGCGGATGGCTTCAAACTCCCGCACATGTTCGGGATCCATCTCATCGTAGAGTGGATCGGTGAGCGCGGGAAGTGGCGGTTTCTGTTCTGGAATGGCGGCGTCCATTTTCTTTCAAAAGCCAAAAAACCTAAAATCCAAAAAGCCAACGTGCGGGTGAACACAGTCTCGGACGGTCCAATGTGCAGCAAATGCTTAGAAGCCCGCGCCTTCTTCTTCAGGCTCGCTGTAGGCCTCTTCGCCTTCGGCCACAGGCGGCGGGGTTTCGCCGGTCATATCGGCAAACTTGGTGTATTCGCCGATGAAGGACATGGGCACGCTGCCGGTGGGACCGTTACGGTTCTTGGCGACGATCACTTCGGCCAAGTGTTCAGTGATGTCGTACTGAACGTTGGCGATTTCGTATTTCTTGACCTTCGTCTGGTCGCGGTAGACCCACGGACGGTAAATGAACATCACCATATCCGCGTCCTGCTCGATGGCGCCCGAGTCACGAAGATCGGAAAGCATAGGCTTGCGGTCGCCGCCACGGGTTTCGGGGGCACGGGAGAGCTGCGACAGGCAGATCACCGGAATGCTCAGTTCCTTGGCCAGAGCCTTAAGGGACGAACTGACGAAGGCCACCCACTGCTGCTGGTTGTCCGCCATCTTGGGCGGCTGGATGAGCTGCAGGTAATCGATAACAACCAAGCCGATCTTGTGATCCATCCAGAGCTGCCGCGCGCGGGTGCGCAGTGACTCGATGCCCAACCCGGCGGTGTCATCGAAGTACATGGGAAGTTGGGCCAGCCGGCCCGCCGCGGCCACAAGCCGCGTCCACTCTTCGTCGCGCAGCTTGGCGGTGGTGCGCAGCTTCTGCAAAAAGATATTGGCTTCGCCGGAAAGCATACGCAGCAGGAGCTGCCGCGTTTCCATTTCCAGCGAGAAGACCGCTACCGGAGTATTCTTGTGCTCGGCGGCGGCGACGGCCATGTTCATGGCCAGCGAGGTCTTACCCATGGACGGACGGGCGGCGACAATCACAAGTTCGCCGGCGTTGAAGCCGGTGGTGAGATCGTCCAGCTTGCGGAAGCCGCTGGGCACACCGGTCACATATTCGCGGCTGAGCTTCATCTGGCTGATATACTCCATCGTATCATGGAGCACATCATCCACCTTCATCGCATGGCGGCCACGGCGTTCGCGCAGCAGTTCCACCAGCTTTTTCTGAAGGGTTTCAAAGACCGAATCGGCGCGGGCGGCGCTGTCATACGCCTGCATGGCCGCTTCGTTGCTGACCGAGATCATGCGGCGCAGCATGGCCTTTTCGTGAACCATGCGCGCGTAATGTTCGACGTTGGCGGCGGAAGGAACGACTTCCGCCAGTTCGGTCAGGAAAACCGGACCGCCGATCTCCTCCAGTTTGCCCATGCGCCGAAGCTGTTCGGTGACCGTAATGAGGTCAATGGGCTCATGGTGAGCGTCCAACTCGTGCATGGCGGTGTAAACCAGCGCGTGCGCGGGGCGGTAAAAGGACTTGTCATCCAGCAGATCGGCCACGCGGCTGAACGCGGACGCATCAAGGAGCAGCGCGCCTAAAAGGGCCTGTTCGCTTTCCTGCGACTGCGGCGGCGTGCGCAAGCCGTTCGTCTGAGCGTCCGTGGACTGAGATATACTTCTTGGAATACTTGGCATCTATTCGAAAAAACGGTTCCATCATGATTTCTTGGTGCGATCATCATACAGGCGGCGCAGCAGTTGAAAATCTTCCTCTCCGAAGTGGAGATTTCCCATGTTGCGCAGGTAATACGCCGGATGGTACGTCACCAGCACCTCGAATCCTTCCCACGGAAGGACGCGGCCCCGCAATTCCTTCATCGCCGAATCCACGCCGAGCAGTGCATGGGCCGCATGCTTGCCGAGGCAGACGATAATGTCCGGGTTAATCAGGGAAAGCTGCGCCATCAGATACGGGCTGCAGGTTTCCACTTCCGCCGGGAGCGGTTCGCGGTTGTTGGGCGGGCGGCACTTGAGCACGTTGCAGATATAGACATCCTGCTCGCGCATAAAGCCGACGCCTTCGAGAAGCTGGTTCAGCAGGCGCCCCGCGGCTCCGACAAACGGTTTGCCCTGTTTGTCTTCTTCCGCGCCGGGCGCTTCGCCGACAAAGACAATGCGCGCCTTGGGATTGCCGTCGCCGAAGACAATATGCTCGCGCGCTTTTCCGAGCGGGCAGTTCGCGCAGTTGACAATGCTCTCGCGGAACGTCTCGAGATTCTTTGGCAGAGGCTCGAGGCTTCCGGGCAGAGCGCGGCGCGCACGCGAAGTCTTTTTGGCGGAAGGTGGCAAGTAGACGCTGTCCTCAAAGAGTTCAAGGGTCTTGAAATACTCACGCGCCAGATAACGCGCCCCGGATTTCGGCGGATGGTCCGACACGGTCGGGCTACTCGTCGTCCGGAATAATTTCGTTATCGGGATTCTCCGCCGCGACCCGTACCTTCACCTTCGCCACTTTCTTGGCGGCAGGTTTACGGCGGGGAACAGGAGCGGGAGCGGCCGCTGGGTCTGCCGGAGCGGGAGCTGCAGCAGGAGTGCGTTTCGCCCGTTTCGGCTTTGCTTTTGCTACGGGAGCGGCTTCGGCAACTGCAACGGGCTGTGACGGTTGTTCCGGCCTTACTGCCGGCGCAGGAGGCGGTGCCATTACCGGTGCGGGCTCGATAGCGCGAGTCGGCTCGGGCGTGTGAACAGGTTCCGGTTCACGCGCAGGTTCCGCACCCCGAATGGGTTCAGGTGTACGCGCAGGTTCCGGCCTGCGTGCGGCTGGTGGCCTCGGTGCAGGCGCGGGCTTGCGAGCAGGTACCGGCGGGCGAGCAGGCGCAGGCGTACGAACCGGCGGCTCAGGAGCCACAGCGACGGGCTGGGGAGCAGCTATGACCGGCGATTCCTGAACGGCGCCAGACTCATTCACAGGCTGTTCTCCACCCACTGCCGCCTGACGCTTGGCACGGGCGCGCTGAGCGCGGCGGCCTCCGCGACGGCCACGGGACTTCTTTGTGCCGGGCGCTCCCGGAATGGGAGTTCCGCTGTTGGGGAACGGCAGTTCCGCCGGGCTATCTATACTTGAACCCGGAAGATCCGTGGCGGTTTCGGCAACCGAAACGCGAGCACTCTCGGCAGCAACCGGCGGCGCCACACGCTCGGGAACATTCTGGCGGACGGGTGTGGGAACCGGCGGGCGAACAGGCGGACGTACAGGCTGCGACTCGGGTACGGGAGCATGCTCCACAACCGGAGCAGGCGCATGCGCGGCGACGGTTTCCTGCGGACGCGGTGCGGGTTGAGGCACAGGACCGTGCGGCTTGTTGCGGTCGCGATCACGGTCGCGATCACGATGCTTTTTGTGCCGGCGGCTGTTGCGATCCCCCTGCGGGAACGGCTGGCCGGACGGCTGACCGTGAGCGGGCGCGGGCTGCTGCGGGGAGAAACGCTCCTCGAGCGCGGCGTCTTCGTCGATCTCCAGACCATCGAGATTCAGACCACCCAGATCCTCTTCCTCATCGAGCAGCAGCACTTCTTCCGGTTCGGGTTCAGGCTCGGGGTTGCGGTAAATTTCGATGACCGCATTCAGGATGTCGCGCGCGGCTTCCCGTTTCGATTGCAGCGGCAATTCGGTGACACGTCCCGTGCGGTGAATAATCAGGACCTGATTGGTCTCGACCGCAAACCCGCTGCCCTGAGCGAGTGGATTGTTGGCCACCACGATATCGAGATGCTTGTCACGTAGCTTCTTCAGCGCGTTTTCCAGCAGATTTTCGGTCTCGAGGGCAAATCCCACCACGATGCGGTCGTTCTTCTTCTCGGCCAGACTTTTGAGAATGTCTTCCGTGGCAACGAGCTGGATCTCAGGCGAAGGCTCGCCCTTCTTGATCTTGTGCTCGGCCGTCTTGGCAAAGGTATAATCGGCGACGGCGGCGGCCATCAGCACCACCTTGGACTGCGCATATTCCTGTTTGACCGCGCTGGCCATTTCGGCGGCGGTGGTCACGCGGCGCAGCCGTACTCCGGTGGGCGGAATGACGTCGGTCGGGCCGTGAATCAGCACCACGTCGGCGCCGCGTTCACGGGCTTCTTCGGCCAGGGCAAAGCCCATGCGACCGGTGGAGCGATTGGTGAGCACGCGGACGGGATCCCACGATTCTTCGGTGCGTCCGCCGGTCACGAGCACACGCACGCCGCGCAGGTCCTGCGGAGCGGAGAGCATGTGACTCACTTCGCGGAAAATGGAGTCGAGATCGGCGAGGCGGCCAATGCCGTCTTCTTCGCCGGGCCGGGCCATCTGGCCCTCTTCGGGCATTACGAAGCGGAACCCACGGCGCTTGAGCACCGCCAGATTATCCTGCGTGGCCGGGTTTGCCCACATGCGATGGTTCATCGCCGGGCAGAGCAGGCGCGGACGATCCAGCGTGAGCATAATGGTGGTGAGCAGATCGTCGGCAAAGCCCGCCGCCAGGCGCGCCATGTGATTGGCGGTGGCGGGAGCGATGACGGCCAGATCCGGCCACGTGGCCATCTCCGTATGCCACGGCGAGAAGTCGCCGTGATCGGGAAACATCTCGATAAAGACGTGCCGTCCGGTGATCGTTTCGAAGGTCAGCGGCGCGACAAACTTCTCGGCGGCGGAGGTCATGACAACCTGTACCCGCGCACCCTGTTTGACAAACATCCGGGTCAGTTCGACCGCCTTATAGGCGGCGATGCCCCCGCATACGCCCAGCAATATCTTTCGGCCGTTCAGTTCCGGTCCCGGCTTCACGCCCGGGCGCGAAGGGGGATTACCCTTCATAGTAGAATTCAATTTTCTTCTCTTTCATTTCAGCCATAGAGAGCACGACCGGCTTGACGAACTTGGGCACGGGACGGTTGATGTGCTCCACGGGTTCGGGCGGAGCGGCGTCGTCGGATTCTTCCGCGCGCGCTCGGGCCGCAGCCTGCTCCAGCATTTCCGTCTGCCCAAGGTGGCGGTCAATCAGGCGCTTCTGCAACTCGCCGACCTGGCGTCCACGCTTAGCGATTACCAGCACCGCTTCATAAATGTTAAGGGCGCCTTCAAGGAAATCTTCGGGAAAGTACTCTTCTGCTCTCATGGTCATTTCTATTGTGGTTTGTTCAATTCAAGGTTTCGGGACGCGCATCCGGCGCGAAGTAGCGAACAATGGCCTGCTCAGTGTCGGTGACGGTCCGGTCAAGCTGATCGTTGACGATACTCACGTCGAAACGCGGGGCGAGGGCCAGTTCCATATCGGCGCGAGCCAGACGGCGCTCCACCAGCTCCGGGGTTTCGGTCTTGCGGGCTACCAGCCTCTGCCGCAGCACCTCACGGGAGGGCGGCAGGAGGAAAATGCTCAGCGCTTCAGGAAAGTGCGCCTTCAGGTTCAGTGCGCCTTTGACGTCGAGATCGAAGATCACGGTCTCGCCCCGGTTCAGGCGCTCGCGGGTCGGAGCGATCAGCGTGCCGTACAGCTCGCCGTGCACATCTTCATGCTCGAGAAATTCGTCTGCCGCCACGCGCCGCAGGAATTCCTCGCGGGTCAAAAAATAATATTCCTTGCCGTCCGTTTCTCCGGGCCGGGGCCGGCGCGTGGTGGCGCTGATGGAAAATCCCCAATCCGGATGGGCCGTACGCAGGCGGCCAATGACGGTGCTCTTGCCCCCGCCCGCGGGAGCGGCAAAGACGATCAGACGGCCCTTACTCAAGGTTCTGCACCTGCTCGCGCAGGCGTTCGATCTCCTCGCGCATGCGCACGCCCAGATGAGAGATTTCAAGACTCGACGTTTTGGAACCGATGGTGTTGGCTTCGCGGTGCATTTCCTGCAGCAGGAACTCCAGCCGTTTGCCGGCCACTCCCTCGGGGGAGCGCAGGGTGCGGCGAAACGCTTCGATGTGGCCCTTCAGGCGCACGCACTCTTCGGTGATGTCGAGACGGTCGGCGAGAATCGCCATTTCCATCTCCAGCCGGTACTCATCATAGGCCTGCGGCAGAGTCAGTTTCTTGATCCGTTCACGCAGTTTTTCATGCGCACGGCTCGGGACGTCGGTCTGGATCTTCTCGATCTCCAGCAGCGCCTTTTCGATTTCGCCCACCCGCTCGATCATGTCCGCGGCCAGGTTCCGGCCTTCCAGTTCCCGCATGCGCATCAGATCGGTCATCGCCGCATCGGTGGCTTCCTTGGAAAGTTTCAGCAGCAGTTCGCTGACCTGCGGGTCTTCCACCTGCACGAGCAGTTCGGGGAAGTGCAGGAGATGCTCCAGCGTGACGCCGCCGATGAGTTTCAGGTTGTCCGTGAGCTTGTTCAGTTCACCGGCGAGTTTCTGAGCGGCGGCGAAGTCGAGCCTGGCGGCGGACGGCGCATCGGCGGTGCGGATCTCGGTGAGATTCAGATTGAGCTTGCCGCGCTGAATTCTGCCGCGGCACAGTTCGCGCACGTCGCCTTCGAAGTTCTGCAAACTGCGGGAAGCACGGAGACTGAAATCGAAAAAGCGGTTATTGAGCGTGCGCGCTTCGGCGATAATGCGGAAGCCTTCGGCGGACGCTTCTCCCCGCCCGTAACCTGTCATGGAATAGATCATGGGACGGGATTTGGATGTGCTATAGGGTTCAAAAGATTCTACCAGACAATACCGACTGAAATGCGGTGCGAGAAACCGAGATCATTGTGATTCTGAAAAGCGGCGTTGACATTCAGCCAGGAAAAGCGGATGCCCGCGCCATAGGTAATCGCATCGCCGTTGTAGCCGCCGCGCAGGGCGACGGTATTGGAAATCAGATATTCCGCGCCGACGTGCGGCTGCACCGTGAGTGGTCCGGCGCTGATCTTTTCCGCTTCGCCGCGCGATTCGAAATGGCTTTCGAGGTCTCCGGCCAGCGTCAGCTTGGCATTGACGGACTTGAGGTCCGCCGCATACGCTCCGCCGAGCACCGCCGAGGGAAGAATCGCCTCCGTGCGTCCGGTGCTCCAGGCCAGAATGCTGGTGGTCAGATCATGAACGGCCAGACCGGCATCGAAGCCGGGCAGCAGCGTGCGGCCAAAACCGACGTCGAAACCCAGACCGCCCGCGGATTCTCCCGCAACATTTTTGAAAAGCACTTTGGCATTGGCGCCCGCGCGCCATCCGGACCCGATGGTCCGTCCCACGCCTGCCATCAACGCCAGTTCATTGTCCCCGGTCTTGTGATCCACCAGCACGCGATTGTTATCGCTCAGCGGTTGACTGGGATCATTCAGCTTGGTAACCGGAATGTCTCCCACCCGCGTGTACATGGCGGTCAGCGCGCCGGCCATGCCGTTGGACATGGGCTTGGCGAAGGACAGATAATCGTACGTGTAAAGATTGTCGAACTGCGACGCGTGCATGAACTCGAGATACCGCTTCTGAATCCCGGCCAAGGCCGAAGGATTGTAATACGAAGCGGAGGAAGCCGTCGGAGCGGCGACCGCGGCACCACCCATCGCCAGGGCACGTGCTCCCGCGCCCAGAGAGAGAAACTCTCCGGAGTAACGACCGATCACCAACTGAGCGGATGCCGTCCGGCAGGACCACGTGGCCGCCAGAAGGATCAGCATGAGGACGATAGCGCGCCGTGAAGTCACATGTCCCTCCTTGCAGAAGAGCTTCACCAGATCGTCAAAGACGACCGGCAGAGTACTGCGGATCGAAAAAAGACAGCCATCCGCATTCCACAGTGTGAAGCGATTTCGGGTACCAAATCAAGATGCTACAAAAGAATTTCCGACGGACGGCGATCCGCCGCAGCAAGGGGCATGCAAAAAGCCTTCACGCTAAGACGTTAGTTCTTGTAAAAATAAGGAAAAGCAAGGGGATAGTCAAGGTCTTTTTCGGGTCTTGCGCATCCCATTTTCGATGAGTATCTCTCTAATTTCGAATAGTTTATTAAGCGCATCCCGAGGACTTAAGTGCTCCATGTCCAGGGCAAGGAGGGCATCGGCGGCTTTCTGAGTATCGGATTCAAATAGAGTTAGCTGAATCGCGCCATTCTCGTAAGCCGGAGCGGGCGGAGCCGATTGCGCACTATTTTGTTGACCTTCCCACGTTGGCAGCAGCGTTCGTGCCCGTTCCACGACTTTTGTGGGAAGTCCTGCCAGACGAGCCACTTCCACACCGTAAGAGCGATCCGTTTCGCCCGATGAAATGCGGTGCAAAAAGACGACGCGATCTCCCCACTCCTCTACCTCGACGCGATAATTGTTCACCCGGGGGAGCTGGCTGGCCAGCAGGTTCAGCTCATGGTAGTGCGTGGCAAAGAGGGTTTTGGCCGAAACCGCAGACGTTTCGTGCAGATATTCCGTTATCGCCCAAGCGAGAGACAGACCATCGTACGTGGAGGTGCCTCGACCGACTTCATCAAGGATCACCAGCGAGCGGGGCGTGGCATTGCGCAGAATATTGGCGACCTCGGTCATCTCCACAAGGAAAGTGGACTCGCCGGAGGCCAGATTATCTCCCGCTCCGATGCGCGTGAAGATGCGGTCGACGATGCCGATCTCGGCGGACTGCGCCGGGACGAACGATCCGGTTTGAGCCATGATCACAATCAGCGCCGCCTGCCGCAGGAAGGTGGACTTTCCGGCCATGTTCGGGCCGGTGAGGATCATGATCTGAAAATTTTCCGCACCGATATCGAGATCATTGGGCACAAAACCGGTTCCCGCCGGCAACAGCGATTCGACCACAGGATGGCGGCCCTGAAGAATCTTCAGCCGGTTGCCGGTGTTGATTTCGGGCCGCACGTAGTTCTGCTCGCGGGCAATGCGGGCCAGGCTGAGGGTGGAATCCAATTCGGCAATGGCGCGGGCAATGCGCGACAGGGTTTCGGCGCGTGACACAATCTCCTCGCGCACGCGCTGCCAGATTTCCGTTTCCAGCGTGGTGATCTTTTCTTCGGCGGTGAGGACCTTCTCCTCCCACGCCTTCAGTTCGGGAGTGACGTAGCGCTCAGCGTTGATCAGCGTCTGCTTGCGGATGTAATTGGCCGGGATTTTATCCTTGTGCGGGTTGGTGATCTCGATGTAATAGCCGAACACCTTGTTGTAGCCGACCTTGAGCGAGGAAATGCCCGTGCGGCCGCGCTCGTCCATCTGGTGATCGAGAATCCAGCGGCTGGCGTTTTTCTTGATGTCGCGCAGCTCATCCAGTTCGGTTGAATAGCCCGCGCGAACCGTGCGGCCATCTCCGACCATAAGCGGCGGCTCCTCACTGAGCACACTGCGCAGGAATTCCACCAGATCCGCCTGCGGCTTCAGCGGCTCGAGCAGCGGCGCGAGCGGGGAGTCCCGGTGCTCGCTGAAAATCTCATGCAGGCGCGGCAGCTTTTCGAGCACGTTGCGCATCGCCAGGGCATCGCGCGGCGAAGAGCGCTGCGTGGACAACCGTGACAGTAACCGCTGCAAGTCCGCCGTTCCGGTCAGCCAATCGGCGAGCGAGCCGATGAGCAGCGGATGCTCATACAGGTAGGCCACGCGTGCCTGGCGTTCGAGAATACTCTCGACATGCGTCAGCGGCGAAAGCAGCCAGCGCCTGAGCAGCCGCGCACCGGGGCCGGTGCAGCAGCGGTTCATCACTGAGAACAACGTGGCGCGGGCTTCTCCGGCCAGAGATTCCACCAGTTCCAGATTGCGCCGCGTGGCCGGATCGAGCACCAGTTCCTGCGTGGTGCTGAACACCTGCAAATCGGGCAGCACCGGCGGCCTGTCGACGAGGCTCGAGCGCAGGTAATGCACCAGCGCGCCCGCCGCGCCTACCGCCAGATCAAGCCCGGACAGGCCGAATCCCCGCAGCGTGGAGACTCCGAAGTGCTCAGTCAGCGTGCGGGACGACGCTTCGGGGGTGAACTGCCAGTGCGGCAGAACCGTGATGGCCGCCTTAGTGCGCTCGAAGCTGGGTTTCAATTCGCTCTGCTGATCTCCGGCGCAGAGAATTTCCGAAGGCTCCAGCGCAAACAGTCGCGCCGCCAGTTCACTCAGCGGCAGCACACCCGTAAAAAACTCTCCGGTAGTCACGTCCGCATACGCCAGACCGGCGAACTCGCCGTCGAGCACGACCGAAACGAGATAGTTGTTGCGCGCTTCATCCAGCGCCGCTTCGGAAAACGTCGTACCCGCCGAAACCACTTCGGTCACCGCGCGCTTGACGATGCCCGTTGCGTGTCGCGGGTCTTCCACCTGCTCGCACACCGCTACGCGGTAGCCGGCGCGCGTCATCTTAGTCAGATAGTTTTCGAGTTGATGGTGCGGAAACCCGGCCAACGGCACATCGCCGTCCTTGCCGTGATTACGGCGGGTGAGAGTCAGCCCGAGCACTTCGGAAACCAGTTTGGCGTCTTCAAAAAACGTTTCGAAGAAATCTCCCATACGAAAAAAAAGCACCGCACCCGGATAGGACGCTTTGACCTCATGGTACTGTTTCAGCATAGGAGTGGACATGGGGGAGACTCAAAATTAGAAATTGGAAATAGGAAGGAAATCGAGTGCAGGAAGCGGAAGGCAAAGGAAACGAGCGCGCCGTCATCCTTCCGCCTTCATCCTTGTCTTCAAAAACGCCAAACGCCGCCTCGCGCACGAGACGGCATCGAAAGGCGATCCGGACTGTCAGGAGACCGTCATTCGTTGACCACCGCTGTGGGAACGCTGAATTGCTGTTTGAGCTGCGCCATGACCGCCTTCAACTCGGCGCGCTTCATGTATCCCCCCACGCG from bacterium encodes the following:
- the coaBC gene encoding bifunctional phosphopantothenoylcysteine decarboxylase/phosphopantothenate--cysteine ligase CoaBC, encoding MNSTMKGNPPSRPGVKPGPELNGRKILLGVCGGIAAYKAVELTRMFVKQGARVQVVMTSAAEKFVAPLTFETITGRHVFIEMFPDHGDFSPWHTEMATWPDLAVIAPATANHMARLAAGFADDLLTTIMLTLDRPRLLCPAMNHRMWANPATQDNLAVLKRRGFRFVMPEEGQMARPGEEDGIGRLADLDSIFREVSHMLSAPQDLRGVRVLVTGGRTEESWDPVRVLTNRSTGRMGFALAEEARERGADVVLIHGPTDVIPPTGVRLRRVTTAAEMASAVKQEYAQSKVVLMAAAVADYTFAKTAEHKIKKGEPSPEIQLVATEDILKSLAEKKNDRIVVGFALETENLLENALKKLRDKHLDIVVANNPLAQGSGFAVETNQVLIIHRTGRVTELPLQSKREAARDILNAVIEIYRNPEPEPEPEEVLLLDEEEDLGGLNLDGLEIDEDAALEERFSPQQPAPAHGQPSGQPFPQGDRNSRRHKKHRDRDRDRDRNKPHGPVPQPAPRPQETVAAHAPAPVVEHAPVPESQPVRPPVRPPVPTPVRQNVPERVAPPVAAESARVSVAETATDLPGSSIDSPAELPFPNSGTPIPGAPGTKKSRGRRGGRRAQRARAKRQAAVGGEQPVNESGAVQESPVIAAPQPVAVAPEPPVRTPAPARPPVPARKPAPAPRPPAARRPEPARTPEPIRGAEPAREPEPVHTPEPTRAIEPAPVMAPPPAPAVRPEQPSQPVAVAEAAPVAKAKPKRAKRTPAAAPAPADPAAAPAPVPRRKPAAKKVAKVKVRVAAENPDNEIIPDDE
- a CDS encoding bifunctional (p)ppGpp synthetase/guanosine-3',5'-bis(diphosphate) 3'-pyrophosphohydrolase, whose amino-acid sequence is MDAAIPEQKPPLPALTDPLYDEMDPEHVREFEAIRAAVDKASSDADLDMLERSFCFSYKAHLGQRRISGEPYIIHSIAVAKIIADLHLGDVAVAAGFLHDVVEDTDITVETLRKEFGDSVAALVDGVTKIPELKYESQEKKQAENFHKMLLSMSQDLRVILIKFADRLHNMRTIGYLPRKTQERIAHETLDVYAPLAHRLGVHQIKWELEDLAFKVLEPRTYKELAEKVQMKRGERERMVKDVRERIEGELQRAGIPARVHGRAKHLYSIYGKIQHRGYSFEEILDLIAVRVVVPRIEDCYHALGVIHSLYTPIEGKFADFVATPKSNMYQSLHTKVFGPEGRKIEVQIRTEEMNRTAEIGIAAHWRYKEGGATREEMDRQMEWLRGLIESRNEDTTSSEFLQSLKINLFQEEIFVFTPRGRVIPLPRGATPVDFAFAVHTDIGLHAMAAKVNGQITPLKSELQSGDVVEIIVSPTQRPNLDWLQFVRTTRASSKIKKWLKEQHYDESVKLGHEILTREFSKYHIKKTDAQLTEIALLFGHAETNSFLAAVGAGDITAQAVLRKVLPAEEPAEQGWGSILSKVIRRVKGSDSAVRIHGMTNVAITFGRCCQPLPGDRITGFITTGHGVSVHRVDCKNIPVLMQRPERNISVEWDVDREATFNVRVRVIAKERQKLLSELTNAMAKEEVNILYLEMKREDAFAVGQLTLEVKSLPHLTRVFKRMKSIKDVIHVERVDEANPATGDGSR
- the gmk gene encoding guanylate kinase, with the protein product MSKGRLIVFAAPAGGGKSTVIGRLRTAHPDWGFSISATTRRPRPGETDGKEYYFLTREEFLRRVAADEFLEHEDVHGELYGTLIAPTRERLNRGETVIFDLDVKGALNLKAHFPEALSIFLLPPSREVLRQRLVARKTETPELVERRLARADMELALAPRFDVSIVNDQLDRTVTDTEQAIVRYFAPDARPETLN
- a CDS encoding uracil-DNA glycosylase, with the translated sequence MSDHPPKSGARYLAREYFKTLELFEDSVYLPPSAKKTSRARRALPGSLEPLPKNLETFRESIVNCANCPLGKAREHIVFGDGNPKARIVFVGEAPGAEEDKQGKPFVGAAGRLLNQLLEGVGFMREQDVYICNVLKCRPPNNREPLPAEVETCSPYLMAQLSLINPDIIVCLGKHAAHALLGVDSAMKELRGRVLPWEGFEVLVTYHPAYYLRNMGNLHFGEEDFQLLRRLYDDRTKKS
- the dnaB gene encoding replicative DNA helicase; amino-acid sequence: MRTPPQSQESEQALLGALLLDASAFSRVADLLDDKSFYRPAHALVYTAMHELDAHHEPIDLITVTEQLRRMGKLEEIGGPVFLTELAEVVPSAANVEHYARMVHEKAMLRRMISVSNEAAMQAYDSAARADSVFETLQKKLVELLRERRGRHAMKVDDVLHDTMEYISQMKLSREYVTGVPSGFRKLDDLTTGFNAGELVIVAARPSMGKTSLAMNMAVAAAEHKNTPVAVFSLEMETRQLLLRMLSGEANIFLQKLRTTAKLRDEEWTRLVAAAGRLAQLPMYFDDTAGLGIESLRTRARQLWMDHKIGLVVIDYLQLIQPPKMADNQQQWVAFVSSSLKALAKELSIPVICLSQLSRAPETRGGDRKPMLSDLRDSGAIEQDADMVMFIYRPWVYRDQTKVKKYEIANVQYDITEHLAEVIVAKNRNGPTGSVPMSFIGEYTKFADMTGETPPPVAEGEEAYSEPEEEGAGF